The Oxyura jamaicensis isolate SHBP4307 breed ruddy duck chromosome 17, BPBGC_Ojam_1.0, whole genome shotgun sequence region TGGCAGCCCTGTTCTGGCTCCCAGGCTTTGGGGGTACCAAAAAggagaggttgtggggtctgCCCCGAACCACAAGGAGCGGTATTTGAGTTGCTCAGCTAGCAACCAGAAAGCCGAAGGGACAAATACGAGGAGCTGTATCCTAACAGGAGGTTCCAGCAGGACTAAATGCTTAAGCACTGCTGATCCAGTCATCAGTGTGAGGGCTTCCCAAGCATGCGATGGCCTGGAACTGAATCCCACAGCTGCCTCTTGTCCCCTCCAACAGGGCCCTGGGGACAAGCGGCTGCCGCCGGCGGGGCTGCATACATGCTCTCACCTCGTGCTACATGCTGTAtacaggaaaagaggaaaaactatTTACTGCTCCTCTTGGCTTCTGCCTTGACCCCCTGCTCTGGGAAAGGGAAGGACGAGCATagcagctgctgtccccagcacagggcacctACCTGTCCCTGTTCCCGCGTGGGGCTCTCCAGGCACTGCGCTGCTGTTTCCAGATgatttcttcctctgcacaggGCTGGCGGGTAGGGCTGTGGTCACTCTGGAGGCCCTCAGGTTAGAGCCCCCTGAAGCAAGGCTTCTGCAAGCCCCCAAGGGAACCAGCCTCCAGCGTTAGTACTGCCCCCGCCGTTTGTCCTCTGCCACCATCAGACATGAAGGGAACggccacagccctgcaggagcagggccacCACTGCCTGGAGGGCTTTGGGGGAAAACTGCAGGCCAGGGAATGCACAAGCACCAACTGCTGCGTTACCTCATGctgtaaaaatctttttgtcatcttttcacCTCCAACAGCAGTCTCCTGTGTAGGTCTGAAGCCAGCCACCTGGTTCTCAGCAGGCTGCCTTCCACCACTGCCCAGGGCCATTTCAAATTCTACTCCAGAAGGAGAATTTAGTTTTTAATCCCTCCATTTGCTTTGGTAATAGCATTTTTCTTGACAGACCGCAGTGCTATTTAGTAGCAGGTAGGTGTTCATGGTCACCTCCAAGGGTGCTATACAAACTTCTGAATTTAacttcttgatttaaaaaaacgCCCATCAAGCTGTTTCACTGCATAAACTGGAGCTCTTCAGCATAACTTGTCTGCAGCAGTCTTGTACAGCACAGCTTGCTGCAGCTGTCTGAAGCCGTGAGTCGCCCTGAGCTCCCTGCTCTGTTGGTGCTGCTGCCTAGGTGCAGCCTGGGCAAGGGCAGCTCCCTTCCTTCAGAACCACCCACCTGCATCTGAAAGGCAAATTGCAGGCACCATTTTATTAGCCAGGCAGCCCGAGCAAGCTGGAGCTTCCAGCCGCCTCCCTCTGAGCCTGCGCTTCCTTCTGGCCAGAAGAGCTGCCCAGCTCTTGCTGAGACTGCAGCCTGGCCAGCTGACCCCGCACCTGTAATAGGAATCCACGGGCAGGTACCTAAATTTAGATGCAGGCTGGAGCCAGATTTCAGCCTCCATGCTAAGGGTATCCCCCTCTGCAAGTACACCAGAGCATTTCTTCAATACAGGAGCGAGTAGGACTGCCACCATATCCGGTGACACCAGCAACTGGTGTCCAGCCCAGCAGAGAAACGTGGCTGCCATCAGCGAGAGGGCCGGTGCTCATGCCCcatcccccttttcttttccagaccTCCGCCACACCTATGCACTTACATTTGGAAACGGCACCCGAAAAGCTTACCAAAAGGAACAAAGGAGACGAGCCTGTGCACtgtgaaaaatgctttaatggTGCCTGTACAGCATCTGAAGTGACTTTAAGACAGGAAGAGGAACACAACACAGACAGGGAAGTATTGAATGAAAGAGTTCATACagctttaaacaaaatttacaGGTGTTCATATGCATAGCTTTTACTCTGCCtcttcctcagcctcctcctcaaactccccctcctcctcagCTGTAGCATCCTGGTACTGCTGGTACTCAGACACCAGGTCGTTCATGTTGCTCTCAGCCTCTGTGAATTCCATCTCATCCATGCCCTCGCCTGTGTACCAGTGCAGGAAAGCCTTTCGGCGGAACATAGCAGTGAACTGCTCAGAGATGCGTTTGAACAGCTCCTGGATAGCTGTGCTGTTACCAATGAACGTGGCAGACATTTTCAGGCCACGAGGTGGAATGTCACAGACCGCTGTTTTAACGTTATTAGGAATCCATTCGACAAAGTAGCTGCTATTTTTGTTCTGAACGTTCAGCATTTGCTCATCGACCTCTTTCATTGACATACGGCCTCTAAACACAGCAGCTACAGTCAGATAGCGGCCGTGACGTGGGTCACACGCAGCCATCATGTTCTTTGCATCAAACATCTGCTGCGTTAGCTCTGGTACAGTCAGAGCACGGTATTGCTGGCTCCCACGGCTTGTGAGCGGGGCAAAACCAGGCATGAAAAAGTGCAAACGGGGGAAGGGAACCATGTTGACTGCCAGCTTCCGCAGGTCAGCATTAAGCTGGCCTGGGAAACGCAGGCAGGTGGTAACACCGCTCATGGTCGCTGACACTAAATGGTTCAGATCACCGTATGTTGGCGTAGTTAACTTCAGTGTTCTGAAGCATATGTCATAGAGTGCTTCGTTATCAATACAGTATGTTTCATCTGTGTTCTCCACAAGCTGGTGCACCGACAGCGTGGCATTGTACGGCTCTACTACAGTATCTGAGACTTTAGGGGAAGGTACAACACTGAAAGTATTCATAATTCGGTCTGGGTACTCTTCACGAATTTTGCTGATTAGGAGGGTACCCATACCAGAGCCAGTACCACCACCAAGGGAGTGAGTCAGCTGAAAGCCCTGGAGGCAATCACAGCTTTCTGCCTCCTTTCTTACAACATCTAATACGGAATCAACTAATTCAGCACCTTCCGTATAATGGCCCTTTGCCCAGTTGTTTCCTGCTCCGCTCTGACCTGGAAAAGAGCCATTTTCATATTAGATTACGGTCACTGCTTCCTGCTTGCAAGCAAAGCTTATGAGCATCAGGCTACAG contains the following coding sequences:
- the TUBB4B gene encoding tubulin beta-4B chain, with protein sequence MREIVHLQAGQCGNQIGAKFWEVISDEHGIDPTGTYHGDSDLQLERINVYYNEATGGKYVPRAVLVDLEPGTMDSVRSGPFGQIFRPDNFVFGQSGAGNNWAKGHYTEGAELVDSVLDVVRKEAESCDCLQGFQLTHSLGGGTGSGMGTLLISKIREEYPDRIMNTFSVVPSPKVSDTVVEPYNATLSVHQLVENTDETYCIDNEALYDICFRTLKLTTPTYGDLNHLVSATMSGVTTCLRFPGQLNADLRKLAVNMVPFPRLHFFMPGFAPLTSRGSQQYRALTVPELTQQMFDAKNMMAACDPRHGRYLTVAAVFRGRMSMKEVDEQMLNVQNKNSSYFVEWIPNNVKTAVCDIPPRGLKMSATFIGNSTAIQELFKRISEQFTAMFRRKAFLHWYTGEGMDEMEFTEAESNMNDLVSEYQQYQDATAEEEGEFEEEAEEEAE